The Polyangium mundeleinium genome contains the following window.
ACTGCGCGAGGCTCAAGCCGAGGGTGAGGCCACGGCCACGCGAAGTGGCGCGGCGGGCGAAGAGAGCTTCGAGCTCGGCGCGCGTGGTGTTGCGGCTACCGAGCTCGACGTCGATACGCACGGCCTGGCCCGGTTCGGCAGGACGGAGGGCGCGCACACGAACCGCGCGAGAGGCCGCATCGGCCGCCGACGCCCGGATCGCATGCGCGACGACGACGGCGATCGCGCGCGCCGTGTAGGCAGGATCCACGGGGATCGTCGGCAGCCCCTCGGCGACCTCGAGGACGACGTCGTTCTGCGCGTCGCCCGAAAGCTCGCGCGCCTTGCGCACGGCGTCCGTCGCGAGGAGCGCAACCTCGGTCGCGCGCGGCATGAGCGTGAGCTGTCCGGCCTCGACGCGCGCTGTGTCCAGGATCGACTCGATGAGGCCGAGCAGCTCGCGGCCGCGGTTCGCGATGAGCGCGAGGCTCTCGCGCTGGCTCACGGTGAGCTCCTCGCGACCGACGAGCTCCGCGAAGCCGAGGATCGCGTTGAGCGGGCTCTTCAGATCATGACTCACGCTCGCGAAGAGCAGGCCTCGCATGCGCTGCGCAGCCTCCTGCGCTTCGAGCGCGCGCTCCTGCGCGCCGGCGAAGATCCGGAAGCGCTCGGCGAGCACCTCGATCGCCCGCCCGAGCCGCGCGACGAGCTCGAAGCGCGCAGGCCGCGCGATCTGCGTCGCGCCGCGCAGCACGCTCTCCGTGCCGAGCAGACGCACGCGGTGCGTGGCGAGCTTGAGGTCGGCCGCGAGGGCCTGGCCGATCAGCACGCCGAGCAGCGCCGCGAGAAGGACGAACGCAAGGGCGATCGCCACACCCTCCGTCGTCACGGCGGGGTCGAGCTCGGCCGTGAAGCGCACGTCGGCCTGGCCGTCTTCGAGCGGCACGCTGAGCACGAGCTCGCCGTCGACCTCACGCCGGAACGTGGGCTCCCCGTCGCGCCGCGGGCCGGTGATCCTCGCGAGAAAGCCGTGCTCCGCGGCCGCGGCCACGGCGTCCTCCCGCGCGTTCTTGTTGCCCTGCCCCGGCCCTGGATCGAGCGCGATCTTCGCGAGGAGCTGCGCCGTGTTTTTCCGGCTCTGCTCGGTGAGCGTGCGCATGTGCGCGTGCGTCGTGAGCACCGCGCCCACGCCCACGAGCGCGACGGGCGCGACGACCGCGATCAAGAACTTCTGGAGAAGCCTGCGGCGCGGGATCTGGTGCAGCTCCTGCGATTCGAGCAGCGTGGTGATGGGCTCGATCGGGACGAGCTCGAGCAGGCGCACCGTGGCGGCGCGGATGAACACGTACTGGATGAGCG
Protein-coding sequences here:
- a CDS encoding sensor histidine kinase; its protein translation is MNDVARTFTRNILVRQLLTGLGGFCAIALLAPNLIVLDWMMTKNVLVTGAALMIVAFGLCLLVTLLRVHKHRALLHVLSGGTATVRSQDFGELASLPSAITLRTFVVGSVVSFAGIAPGVRPEKLDQGRAISLLCLTITIVGAASLIQYVFIRAATVRLLELVPIEPITTLLESQELHQIPRRRLLQKFLIAVVAPVALVGVGAVLTTHAHMRTLTEQSRKNTAQLLAKIALDPGPGQGNKNAREDAVAAAAEHGFLARITGPRRDGEPTFRREVDGELVLSVPLEDGQADVRFTAELDPAVTTEGVAIALAFVLLAALLGVLIGQALAADLKLATHRVRLLGTESVLRGATQIARPARFELVARLGRAIEVLAERFRIFAGAQERALEAQEAAQRMRGLLFASVSHDLKSPLNAILGFAELVGREELTVSQRESLALIANRGRELLGLIESILDTARVEAGQLTLMPRATEVALLATDAVRKARELSGDAQNDVVLEVAEGLPTIPVDPAYTARAIAVVVAHAIRASAADAASRAVRVRALRPAEPGQAVRIDVELGSRNTTRAELEALFARRATSRGRGLTLGLSLAQSIMELHGGSVRVEDTPDGAPVIQCWLPLVIPGSRPRLSSKPALG